GGAAGATGCGAAGAAGGCTTTCCGTCACGCTCGCTTAGCAGGGGCCTTTTTCTTCCCAGGAGAGTGGAGGGGAAAGTACACTTTTTAGGCGACATCTTTGCAAAAATAGACTTTGTTTACATGCTAATTGGGGGAAATCATAAACAATTattagtaaaaaataaaatgactcaaaacaattatttgattattgctcaattaattaattttgacaGCTCTAGACTTTCAACAATGATTTAAGATATGAAGGCTTGACATTataattatgattattatgacATTAGGATTAAATTCCCTTCAAACAGAGTCATCAGACTTTTACAAGTGGATGTCTTGTAATCCTTTTGTTTCTCTCTGCATCGCCACCTCATTCTCTCTCTGtattacatgaaaaaaatactttttggaaaagagaagaaaaaatccCCTCCCGCCCTTCCCGCAGAATGTGAGCTGGCGGCCATTTTTGTCTGATTTCTTGTTTATGCTCCCATAAATGATGAGTAGCGGCTCCTGCTTGCATGTAAATCTCAGCCTTTAATTTACAGCCACTGGACTCAGTGGGCTTGAGCTATCTTATTTCACACTTTTATGACTTTTCCAACACTGAGCGAGTCTTCTCCAGCCGTCTCGGGCAGTCAGAAGAGGACCGCGGGGATTTGGGCAAAGAGCCGTAACTTTCCCGGCGCCATCCAATCGGAGAAGCCTTCATTCGGTGCACCTTGTTAACACCTTCCGCGTATTTTACGCCCTCTTCCCTTGAGTCCTGCGGGCTTctgctctttctttctttcttttctgttttttttttactgcagctGGTCTCTGTCTTTACAAGTGTGGGATAAAACTGCTCATCTCGAACCCATTTGATTCCTGCTCGGGCGCCCTCTGCCAAGGACAAGAAACGGCAAAGACGCTCAAGCCAGACATTGTAAAATGAACGTACCCCTCGCTTGCCCTGCCCCCCTCCGCACCTGAAAGGAGCTTTTAGAAAGTGGAAGGCTTGACGCTCTGTCCACCTTCCCTGGCTTCCATTTCGGTCTGATCATCATGCGTGAAAGCTTTGCTGTTTATCATCCCTAATTCTCCTTTGCTGGCTGGAGTCCATCTCACAGAGTCATTCAGTGCCATCATGAGAGGCGCTAGCCGCCAGCTAGCTTACGGATGCCTTGCACCGAATTGAGCACGGCCCTCCAATAAGTCACCACCTCACAAAAGAAAGTTCCACAACTTCCAACCTTTGTTATGAACAAAATAGTTTGAGCCGCACGTAATCTCTCCAATATCAACTATTAGCCATTTCAATTACAATGAGCCCGTTTGATCTTCCAACCTTCACAAAAGCGCCGGTAAACGAGAGTTCAACATTCTGCCAGCAAGCACTTTTAACGTCCGTCTGACTTTCTGCAAGATGTGAATGGAGAAGTATGTCATTGAGAGGTCCATAACTAATGAGCAACCCATCCCCACAGCACTCTGTCAAATATGCACGATGCTTTTGAGCAAAATACAGAATTAAACCTCAAATGGATACAAACGCAATGCAAGAGTCGGAACTCAATATATACGTGTTAAAAAATTGAAAGACTGTTTTCGCAAACATATTCTTTTTGTCCTTTGAAGCTATTTAACAGTTCCCCAAGGCTCTGTTCTCTCGTCactgaaaaatacattcacaATTGGATGAATTCATCTGGAAACTGAGAATAAGATTGAATTGGCTGCAGAATTTCACCTTCAACTACCTTCACAAAGTTTTTACCGTTTTTCGCCATCTGCACGAAATTCAAAAGCACTTTTGAGTCTTGCTTGGATTGGTACAATGGCTGAATGAAGCACAATGCGCGAGAAGAATGTGCCTGCCGGCTGAGTACGACACCTCCCCAAGTAGAGCGAAGCAGACGGCACGGCGGCTGGAAAACTGGAGGAGCCGCGGCTTATGTCATCTATTTGATTATATCGGCGGAATCAAATTAATGAAGTGTACGTGGCTCCCACATGGAGATGAcaaatgatgaaatgaaagcaGAGGAAAAGGCAGTGCGGCTGAGGCGGCATCAAAGCTCAACATGTCTAACCTTCTCGGGCAAGAGGGGGAGGCTGGAGTCAAAGCGGGTTGAGGCGACACTTTTCATCTTGTCGCTGTTGCCACCCCCAGCGCTTGTGGAAAGCCTCCATTATGTGTGGCGTTTGATGCcgagcctgtgtgtgtgcgtgtgtgtgtgggagacCATGATGGGTAGATGAGAAGCGGCGCCAAGCTGAAAATGTTACACAGGCTCTTTTTGCCCTCGATTGCTTCGAATGTGTGTTCGGTGCCGCAGGTGACACGGACAGCCAGCAGGGGGCGGGCTAGCTGAAACAGGAGAGCCGGGGCTACACACTGAGTgcgtttctgtttttttttatcttagaAAGTAAACCGTTTTAGATAATGACGGGGTCTTTTTGATATAATTTGATAAAAGGCAGTGTaaccattttatttgtttaatatAAACGTCAGTGGCAGGGAATGAGTTACTCACATCTCTgcgtcaaatataaaaaattgaaaaaatgctCTACCTGGAGGAGTCGCCATCATGTAACACTAGCGAGCCACAAAATGGGCGATCCTTCTGTAGAAATCCAACACAAATTACTCATCTGTTCTCACTCCCCCCCCCGAGAATCCACATGAAAAGTCGCAAGACGCCCACCACGACTCTCCTTTTCTTGAAAACAACAGATGATATTGCACgcgtcaacatcatcatcaccttTGAGCCTCGCCGCCGTCTATTCAGCTCAGCCCTCATGAAGAATTCAGTCAGTGGTGACTCTGAAAACTTCTGAAAGCCAAGCAACCAAAATCTGCCTCCCCCCATGACCCCACCCTCCCCTGTGACTCCAAcagatgttttgttgttgtcatcatGTAAAATGGAACAGACTCGCAAATGCATACGcatttctgcctttttttcttgttctttgATTGCTCTGTGTTGTCTTTTCTTCatatgaaaagaaacaagcaAGTCACAAAAGAAGGCCCAAACAGCAATAATCTGACTGCAGAGTCAATAATGTTTAGCAGGATGTTCCCGCTGTGAAGCAAATtaagaaaagcaaataaaactgaaagaCAGATTTTAATACGTCTATCGTCCCGCATGGAGAATCGACACAATAGCGGCAAGAAAGGATCAATACAAATAGCACGGAAACACAATGACACACAATGAAAAAACGGCCTATTGTAAGGACGGGCTCGCAATCAAGGCACCAGATTTGAACACGGCGGACTGACCGTAGACCAGCAGGGTGTAGTGATCGGCGGCTCGCCCGTAGTTGTTCTGCGCCTGACACAAGTACGTGCCGTTGTGCGACTGGCTCAGGCGGGAAATCTGAAAGGTGGGCCCGGAGATCTCAGCCCGCTCGGGCAAGGTGTCGTTGATCTTGGACCACTGGATGGCCCTCGGCCTGCAGGGGAAGATGACAagacactttgaaataacaaaaaaagtcaaactgtcTAAATTTTAGGAGCATTTTTTGCAAGGtttgtatttcaaaataaaaaggataGCAATATTCATTATGAGTTAACTGTCACCGATAACATGTATTGATACCATGAGTGCTCTTTCTTCATAAAATGTACCCTAAAAGTACTCCTGTGAAAACaggctttattttgaaaaaggcAACCTTTCACTTGAGCAGCTAGCATTTTAGCATTCAGAGATTCGAACCAAAGACCTCTTGAGTGAGAGACTGATGCGCTGCCTGCCTCTCATTTTCctatctggaaaaaaaaatgtagtaaCTGAAATGATCTTAGGTTAGATGCCGACCTCtgctaaacaaaacagcagaaCCTACTGCAAATTGCCTGCGATTAATCAAGCGTCACAAGATAGTCAGATGTGACGTGACAATGAGAAAATTACACCGTTGGCGGAGAAATGTCGACTCGATTGCATCCAATGTGCGTACTCGAGCTACACACACGGACGCGCAAAGAGATCTCGGCACACGCgggcgcacacgcacgcgggAGGTGTGGGGATTACAGCAACACCCTGCCGAACAAAGACGCGCCTGGCTGTGTGTCATGGCTTGCGCTGGCATGCACAGATTGCAGCCAAAGCTCCAATCCCTCACAAAGTTTAATTAAACTTTGCCGATTTGgccgcgcgcacacacatgccagAAAAACTTTTTCGGTCTAATCACGACACTTCAGTCGGGTCGCCAAAAGAGACTTGTGGCACCTGACATGCATGCAACTAAAAAGAAGCCAGTCAAGCAGAATGACATCACTGTCCTCTTCTAATTCCTCAACCCCTAATTGGTCTTTAAAACTTGACAGGGATTGAACGGGGTGTCACTGAGGGTTTtaatgggtgtgtgtgtgtgtgcgtgtgtgtgtgtgtaacaggCCGCCCGCCTATCACACATTTGCAACGAGTGTCTGTTGCAGCTTAAGCCAAGGCTTTAAGTCAATACGCCGATCACGGCCAGTCCCAAAGGCCGCTGCACCCTGGCTGGCACAGCGGCCTCCTCTCAAGTGTCACGGCGGGCCGGGCCACAAGAgtaattatttgaaaattaGTGCCTAACGTTCATAAATGGCACCTTGGACAAGGAGTCAAGGCAAAACTGGAGTTTACTGGGTCCACGCGCTACGGCGCACTGGGGAGAACTTACAGAGGGTTGGCGACCACCGAGCAGGACAGGCTCAGCGAGTCGCCCTCTCGCAAGATGCCGGTGGGAGGGACGATCCTCACGGTCGGCGCGACtgcgagagaaaaaaacaaaaaaaggaaaagtgaGAACAAGGCAAACAAAATGCAGCTTGCGTCTTTGCCGTCAGTTTCCACAGCGACGGCCTGACAAGCAACAAGCAAAGATGTTGTGCTATTCCCTATTTCGATAATAAATATTGTTTATCATGGAGCGACATAAAATACTATCAATGCATATTTGCACTCActggtaaacacacacacactggcctTAGAGACAACTCCCTGCTGTTATCTctagactttttttgtgtgtcaaaacATACTGTGCAGCTCCTCTCTCAGCTTGTCAGTACAGCAGTAATATTCAAAGTTCTTTGCATGGGACAAAGAACATTTGCCTGGGCTGTGAGCTTTGTCGGATGCATTCCGGCAACGTTTATCATCTCGCTtcgtttatttgttttcctgcttgattttcttttttattgatcCTAGAAAATAATCATGAGTCACAGTAAAACTGCTTTGCCCACTGTGCCTCACGACATCTGAcctacaaaataaatgtcaagcaCGGCAGATCAAAAAATTGCATTAGAGGGACTCTAAAAGCAACTTATAGATATGAATGGAGGCCTTCTTGTCTGGCATTCGGAATTTATGAacacacatgtacaatttGTCTTGATATAATGAGAGTGTGAGTAATTATTCAAAGCCGATTATTGATTGTCTGATGTTATGAGCGTTTCAACCGCAGAGGAAACGGAGCGGGCGCCCGAGCGGGCCGCGAGCTCCCCGCTCGACAACGTCCCTACGAATCGGCTTTTAATGAGAGCCGCTTGGGCGCAGACGATCCCGCCTCGCCTTTGAACTGGCTACATTGTAACCACCACAAACGAGGCATCCGAGCTTGACACAAATGACCATCGGTGGCGTTGTCGCAACGCAAATGAGCGAATCGATGCTTTGAAAGAGAACATTGTCAAAATGGTAGGCAACATCATTgttcaattcaaaataattcaacagacatgcaaaaagcaaaatacGCGAGCTCTCCGACATACGTATTATATCCGACAGGGTGGACATCTCTGTTAGCAACGACTGATCACAGGGTGGATAGCAACGACTGATCACAGGGTGGATCTTATAGATGTCAGAAGCAAACTGTCTGCTGTGGCCAAACTCACAGAAGACATCCAGGCGGTAATGTCGGATCCTCTTTTGGTTGGCCAGCGCCGGGTGGAGCGCCTCGCAGCTCAAAGCCGCCCCGTTGTCCTTCCTCTCCACCGGCATGCGGATGGTGCTGGACACGCTGACCGTCTTGCCGTTGTCCTGCTGTGAGACCACGCCTGTCGGAGAGCCGAGAGCGCATTCACGTACAACGTGGAAAAACACGACACGGTCCGCCGGAGCTTTTACGTACCTGGAATCTCGCGGCCGTTGCGCATCCAGCGCAGGGCGGCGGCGGGCTTGCTGCGCGCCGACACGCAGCTGAGCTCCACCTCGCCGCCCTCCACCGCCTCCTGCTTGACCTCCACCGCCGGCGTCTCCGGGGGCACCAGGACGGCCAGAGTGGCCACCTGGTGGTGCGTGGCGTCCGTGTAGAGCTGGCAGAAGTAGCCGCCCTCGTCCGAGACGCTCACGTTGGTCAGTGTGATGCGCACCAGCCGTGGCGTGAACAACACCATCTGGAAGCGGTCGTCCTTCAGGGCTGGACCACCGAGAGGCAAATTATCAATTACAATAGCAAGGAAGTTGGAAAGTCATCAGTCGGTGGAATTTCACTTTCAACACTTTCAATGTCTTTTTGATCGATTTGTCAACTTTTTGGGGTGAATCAACAGCTTTTCGGAAAGTTGGAAGCAGGTTAAACGGCGCCATTGAAGGCGGAACAATGGAAAAACAAGGCGCCTACAAAAGAAAATTAGAGGCGGCAAATTTgcaacaattttctttttgttggccAGACGACAAAAAGCGGCtggcaacaacaaaaggcGAGCGGCACTGGCTCGATGACGACAGTCACGTAAATACCTTGGGAATGATTGGATATTGACAGCTCCATCTTGCCCCCCACCCCTACCCGCCTTTATTTCAGCTTCGGGGGACGGCGTCTCCCGccgtgccgccgccgccttcttCGCAGCCGGATTCGTCACGACGCCGCCAACATGAACATATTGCTTTTTGTGTGCGCGAGAAGAAGCCGGGGCGAGGAAAATAAACTAATCAAGCTAGGTAATGTGGCAGGCGAAGAGACGCAAAATAATACAGAAATGGAGACCGCGAGGACGGACTATTTCAACCAAGCGCTTCACTTGGGCAGCAAACACTGTTTCCAAGTTCTGGGAGCGTCCAAACGGAGAAGACCAAGGACCCAGGACACACCAAGAGGTGCACTCACGTCCAAGATGAGGCCGAGCATTAAGTGCAGGACACGAGAATAAATGTAGCGCACACGGCTAGCAGCATCCTGACAgtgaagtttctttttttgttacacTGAGGTGGACCTAAGTGGACGACTTGCTGGAAACGCGGCAGTTGTTAGCAAAAAGCTAAATGGCAACTAAATGTCACACTCCCGCCCGAGTCGGCGTCGGTCTTTCCGGTCGGGCCTCATTTGCATGCTGAGTAGTGTCCGTTCGGTCAGCTTCGCCACGTTGCGGCAGCCATTTGCCCTCCCGTCTCATAAAATTTTAAAACGAAAGAAGCGTCACAGCCGCTGCTCGCTAGCTGGCTTGTAAAGTAGGAGGCGTAATTTAACGCTCTTATTTGGACAGTTAAGCACACTCGACGGCCCGCAGGGTGGTGCGGCAGATGGACGGCCGGACGACCTGCGGCGGACTCGTTGGGATGCCTTTCACGTCGCTGGCAAACTTCCCCAATGAGGCTCGTTGGCGAGCATAACCACGATCATTTCCCGTCAGCCCCTCGTTATCCGTTCCCTCGCTTCACCTTTGCCGACCCGCTTCTTAAATCCTTTCGCGGCCTTCCTTGCTTTGACGAGGCTTTGCTCTCCGAAGGCTACGAGTCCACACGCTCACCGGCGGCTCGGCTCCCCTTAAACTCTCATGTTGAGGTTTACCCAAAAAGTGCCTTGTCAATTTCACGGACAGGATGCTAAATATCAACAAGTCAGAGGCACCGGCAACACGTGTAATTGTGGAAGATTAGCGGAAGCGAGAAGTGTCCATTCGGGCCGTCAGAGGGTTTTAACGTCTGGCATTCATGTTCTCGCGCTGAGAGTCTTCAGCGTTAATTCACTTAACAACCGCATTACCGCAATGACGTGGAGCCACTTACCCAAACCACGCTACAAGCACTTGAATGAGACACAAAATGGGAGAGAGCAAGAATATGAAAACACCCAGAAATGCGATACGGTGCCAAGAATTGCGCGTTGAATGAAAACGTTTTCTCCTTGTTTCCCATACAAAGTGCTAAgagtgctaaaaaaaattaaaacatgcaCCAGTAGATGGGCTTACGAGGGACAGTTTGCATGGTTtcttagcattaagctaaaacAGGTTTAACAACACTGCAAAATGTGCCCAAGATAACGACGCGACGTAACATAACCATGCAATAACGTACTAAATCAAGGtcattcactttgattttcaaaatgtgaaaGGTGAGTGAAAGAGTAGGGTTCGGCCACAATGTGATGCAACAGCACAACCATTCAAGAGAAACTCACGAATATACATTCATTTGGCAATTCAATTACTTCTCCgcattaaacattaaaaacccTTTCAAAAAAGGACTCGCAATATAAAGATTTGTCCGAAATTTCGCCTCAAGCCGAAATGACAAACGCAAATGGTGATACAAATCTGGTCAATTTGGGGATGAAAGATGATTTTAATAGAAACAATATACCAAATGACATTTAATGCGAACGGCGGGTAACGCGCGAGGCACTGCGGGCCTCGAGCTCGCATCATCATTTCGCCCACGTCGGCATGGCTCAGAGGCGACATTAGCTTGCTGAGAAGAAGTGATTAAAGGGGAAAAGCGCTGTTTACCGAGCCCGGGGCTCTTGACGGAATCCAACAGCGGTCACATAACAATTTGAGCATAACAGCAAGGCCGCGTTCTAATAAAGAGCCGCGGCGCTTCCTCAACTCATCATCGCGGGTTAacggcgccgccgccgtcctTTGAAAAGCACTCGCATCGTTTGGCCTGCTGCGAAATAAAACAGTCACCTCAATTAACTCGTTGCTTATCTTTGTAATGAGGGAAAAAGTGAAGCCATTTGCATCGAGATGTGCACGCATTCGAGCGCAGACCTGCTATTTGTTTCAACTGCTATTTAAGTGAAAAAGAACTTGCGGGGCAATGTATTTTTCCAACGCAGTTTCCCCGGGTGCGACTCGATGTGATGCAATCACTCGGAGCGTGACCTGACAGAGCACAACAAAGACGCACCCCGCGTGCCGTTGAAGAAGAGCGTCTGCCGACGCGGGTTCTGGATGACCACAATGGATCCGTCGTAGTTCTGGAGGCGGCAGGAAATCTGGGCTGTCCCGCCCTCCA
This DNA window, taken from Syngnathus acus chromosome 16, fSynAcu1.2, whole genome shotgun sequence, encodes the following:
- the cadm4 gene encoding cell adhesion molecule 4 isoform X2, which produces MRPARSSVFCRRRLAPLSLALVLVPLLLGLAPCCQAVQAENVTVLEGGTAQISCRLQNYDGSIVVIQNPRRQTLFFNGTRALKDDRFQMVLFTPRLVRITLTNVSVSDEGGYFCQLYTDATHHQVATLAVLVPPETPAVEVKQEAVEGGEVELSCVSARSKPAAALRWMRNGREIPGVVSQQDNGKTVSVSSTIRMPVERKDNGAALSCEALHPALANQKRIRHYRLDVFFAPTVRIVPPTGILREGDSLSLSCSVVANPLPRAIQWSKINDTLPERAEISGPTFQISRLSQSHNGTYLCQAQNNYGRAADHYTLLVYDNVSPPSMALLTPVSHPNITPPLPLDPIDPGAVVETHSAVPYAVIGGVLALLVFTVICVLIVTIWCSVRQKGAVFPRREKTTRGGPCDEIDGEG
- the cadm4 gene encoding cell adhesion molecule 4 isoform X4 encodes the protein MRPARSSVFCRRRLAPLSLALVLVPLLLGLAPCCQAVQAENVTVLEGGTAQISCRLQNYDGSIVVIQNPRRQTLFFNGTRALKDDRFQMVLFTPRLVRITLTNVSVSDEGGYFCQLYTDATHHQVATLAVLVPPETPAVEVKQEAVEGGEVELSCVSARSKPAAALRWMRNGREIPGVVSQQDNGKTVSVSSTIRMPVERKDNGAALSCEALHPALANQKRIRHYRLDVFFAPTVRIVPPTGILREGDSLSLSCSVVANPLPRAIQWSKINDTLPERAEISGPTFQISRLSQSHNGTYLCQAQNNYGRAADHYTLLVYDPGAVVETHSAVPYAVIGGVLALLVFTVICVLIVTIWCSVRQKGSYLTHEASGLDEHGEVQEAFLNGNDASQGKKEYLL
- the cadm4 gene encoding cell adhesion molecule 4 isoform X1 — translated: MRPARSSVFCRRRLAPLSLALVLVPLLLGLAPCCQAVQAENVTVLEGGTAQISCRLQNYDGSIVVIQNPRRQTLFFNGTRALKDDRFQMVLFTPRLVRITLTNVSVSDEGGYFCQLYTDATHHQVATLAVLVPPETPAVEVKQEAVEGGEVELSCVSARSKPAAALRWMRNGREIPGVVSQQDNGKTVSVSSTIRMPVERKDNGAALSCEALHPALANQKRIRHYRLDVFFAPTVRIVPPTGILREGDSLSLSCSVVANPLPRAIQWSKINDTLPERAEISGPTFQISRLSQSHNGTYLCQAQNNYGRAADHYTLLVYDNVSPPSMALLTPVSHPNITPPLPLDPIDPGAVVETHSAVPYAVIGGVLALLVFTVICVLIVTIWCSVRQKGSYLTHEASGLDEHGEVQEAFLNGNDASQGKKEYLL
- the cadm4 gene encoding cell adhesion molecule 4 isoform X3: MRPARSSVFCRRRLAPLSLALVLVPLLLGLAPCCQAVQAENVTVLEGGTAQISCRLQNYDGSIVVIQNPRRQTLFFNGTRALKDDRFQMVLFTPRLVRITLTNVSVSDEGGYFCQLYTDATHHQVATLAVLVPPETPAVEVKQEAVEGGEVELSCVSARSKPAAALRWMRNGREIPGVVSQQDNGKTVSVSSTIRMPVERKDNGAALSCEALHPALANQKRIRHYRLDVFFAPTVRIVPPTGILREGDSLSLSCSVVANPLPRAIQWSKINDTLPERAEISGPTFQISRLSQSHNGTYLCQAQNNYGRAADHYTLLVYDNVSPPSMALLTPVSHPNITPPLPLDPIDPGAVVETHSAVPYAVIGGVLALLVFTVICVLIVTIWCSVRQKGSYRTREPILAWY